A genomic region of Dictyoglomus sp. NZ13-RE01 contains the following coding sequences:
- a CDS encoding transcriptional repressor, with product MFRETKQRKVILDIIKNTKEHPDALWVFQKAQEMGTKISLGTVYRTLELLAKEGKAKKFYDTHAVARYDGDVSPHHHLICKVCGKIIDWENNDLDKMILEIGSKSNFKDISYEVIIYGICPECQRRNQK from the coding sequence ATGTTCAGGGAAACAAAACAGAGAAAAGTTATATTAGATATAATTAAAAATACAAAGGAACATCCAGATGCTTTGTGGGTATTCCAAAAAGCCCAGGAAATGGGCACAAAGATAAGCTTGGGCACCGTATACAGAACTTTAGAGCTTTTGGCAAAGGAAGGTAAGGCTAAAAAGTTTTATGATACCCATGCAGTGGCACGATACGATGGAGATGTTTCTCCACACCACCACTTAATATGTAAAGTTTGTGGGAAGATTATCGATTGGGAAAATAATGATTTAGATAAGATGATTTTAGAAATTGGTTCAAAAAGTAACTTTAAGGATATTTCTTATGAAGTAATAATATATGGTATTTGTCCAGAATGCCAAAGGAGAAATCAAAAATGA
- a CDS encoding DNA mismatch repair protein MutS: MENMTPLYRQYKSIKSKFPDSILLFRLGDFYEAFEEDAKIVAQELDITLTSKEIGKGQRIPMAGVPYHAVDSYLAKLVNKKYKVAICEQMEDPSKAKGLVKREVVRIITPGTVLEETILDEKTNNYLSCLYSKSSNNIGLSSIDISTGEFISTQWIGNDAEEIILSELIRLKPKEIILNIDFSEYHYQFLEEIKKSLDPKIVLISEEYFTNAPENNIEIDFDYELALKATYAVLNYVKDVMFIIPTHIKKVTYYQPQQYLILDSTAIKHLELLETVREGQRKGSLLWVLDKTKTSMGSRLLKKWILQPLLNISLIKDRQSAIKEFIEKESLRREFENLLESFPDLERLNSRINYNTASPKELISLKQALSYLSPIRKLMEKLESKRLVEMKNELPNLEFLYELLDKAIVDSPPSTLKEGGYIKDGFSKELDEIREILKNSQKWLIDLENRERIKTGIKSLKIGYNQVFGYYIEVTKPNLNLVPDYYIRKQTLTNAERFITPELKELENEILRAQENVQKLEEEIFNNIRQEVIKYSNDIMKLAQIVAEIDVYISLAKCALEYEYICPQITNDYDIIIKKGRHPVIERMLPPGAFVPNDTYLTKDKFINLITGPNMAGKSTYIRQTALIVIMAQMGSFIPAEEAKIGVVDRIFTRIGAWDDISSGESTFFVEMKEVGNIIKNAKERSLIILDEVGRGTSTYDGISIAWAVVEYIHNKIKAKTLFATHYHELTELENELKGLKNLSVLVQEKGKEVIFLHKIIEKPADKSYGIYVAQLAELPTEIIEKAYKILGQLEKKREASKKEIEQLPLFSLYENKSAIEKIRKEIEELDINSLTPLDALLKLNQWKEILKNNG, translated from the coding sequence ATGGAAAACATGACTCCTCTTTATAGGCAATATAAATCTATAAAGAGCAAATTTCCAGACTCTATATTACTTTTTAGATTAGGCGATTTTTATGAAGCCTTTGAAGAAGATGCCAAAATTGTTGCACAAGAATTAGATATTACATTAACTTCTAAAGAGATAGGAAAAGGACAGAGAATTCCAATGGCTGGAGTTCCATACCATGCAGTAGACAGCTATTTGGCAAAATTGGTAAACAAAAAGTATAAGGTGGCAATATGTGAGCAAATGGAAGACCCATCAAAAGCCAAAGGTCTTGTAAAGAGAGAAGTCGTTAGAATTATAACTCCAGGAACAGTCTTAGAAGAGACCATTTTAGATGAGAAAACTAACAATTATCTATCATGCTTATATAGTAAGAGTTCAAATAATATTGGTCTTTCCAGTATAGATATATCTACAGGAGAATTTATCTCAACTCAATGGATTGGAAATGATGCAGAAGAAATTATACTTTCAGAGCTAATTAGATTAAAACCTAAAGAAATTATATTAAATATAGATTTTTCAGAATATCATTACCAATTTTTAGAAGAGATTAAAAAAAGCCTTGATCCTAAGATTGTTTTAATTTCTGAGGAGTATTTTACAAATGCACCAGAGAATAATATAGAAATTGACTTTGATTATGAATTGGCTTTAAAAGCAACGTATGCAGTTTTAAATTACGTAAAAGATGTTATGTTTATAATACCAACCCATATAAAAAAAGTTACATATTATCAACCCCAACAGTACCTAATATTAGATAGCACAGCCATAAAACATTTGGAGCTTTTAGAAACTGTAAGAGAAGGACAAAGAAAGGGAAGTTTGCTATGGGTTTTGGACAAAACAAAAACCTCAATGGGATCAAGACTTTTAAAGAAATGGATCCTTCAACCATTATTAAATATATCTCTCATTAAAGATAGACAATCCGCAATAAAGGAATTTATAGAAAAAGAGAGTTTGAGAAGAGAGTTTGAAAATCTATTAGAATCCTTCCCTGATTTAGAAAGACTTAATTCAAGGATTAATTATAATACCGCATCACCGAAAGAATTGATTTCATTAAAGCAAGCTTTATCCTATCTATCTCCCATAAGAAAACTCATGGAAAAATTAGAATCTAAAAGATTAGTTGAAATGAAAAATGAGCTTCCTAATTTAGAATTTCTATATGAATTATTAGATAAAGCTATTGTAGATTCACCACCCTCTACATTAAAAGAAGGGGGATATATTAAAGATGGATTCTCTAAAGAGCTTGATGAGATTAGAGAAATATTGAAAAATAGTCAGAAATGGCTCATAGATCTGGAAAATAGAGAAAGAATTAAAACAGGAATAAAGTCCCTTAAAATAGGTTATAACCAAGTCTTTGGTTATTATATTGAAGTCACAAAGCCAAACTTAAATTTAGTCCCTGATTATTATATAAGAAAACAAACCTTGACGAATGCTGAAAGATTTATAACTCCTGAACTAAAGGAGTTGGAGAATGAAATCTTAAGAGCTCAAGAAAATGTACAAAAACTTGAGGAGGAGATTTTCAATAATATAAGACAAGAGGTTATTAAATACTCGAATGATATTATGAAATTAGCACAAATAGTCGCGGAAATAGATGTATACATCTCATTAGCAAAATGTGCCTTAGAATATGAATATATATGTCCTCAAATAACTAACGATTATGACATTATAATTAAAAAGGGAAGACATCCAGTTATTGAAAGAATGTTACCGCCTGGTGCCTTTGTACCAAATGATACTTACTTAACAAAAGATAAATTTATTAATTTGATAACTGGACCAAACATGGCAGGAAAATCAACATACATAAGACAAACCGCTCTAATTGTTATTATGGCTCAAATGGGCTCATTTATACCTGCAGAAGAAGCTAAAATAGGAGTTGTAGACAGAATATTTACGAGGATTGGAGCATGGGATGACATATCTTCTGGAGAAAGCACTTTCTTTGTAGAAATGAAGGAAGTAGGGAATATAATTAAGAATGCAAAAGAAAGAAGCCTAATAATTTTAGATGAAGTAGGAAGAGGGACAAGTACCTATGATGGTATAAGTATTGCTTGGGCTGTCGTGGAGTATATTCATAATAAAATAAAAGCAAAGACCCTTTTCGCTACTCACTATCATGAACTTACAGAACTTGAAAATGAACTAAAAGGATTAAAAAATTTAAGTGTTCTTGTACAGGAAAAGGGGAAAGAAGTCATCTTTTTACATAAGATTATAGAAAAGCCAGCAGATAAAAGTTATGGTATCTATGTGGCTCAACTTGCTGAACTTCCCACAGAAATTATTGAAAAAGCATATAAAATTTTGGGACAATTAGAAAAGAAGAGGGAAGCAAGTAAAAAAGAGATAGAGCAATTGCCACTTTTTAGTCTTTATGAGAATAAAAGCGCCATAGAGAAAATTAGAAAGGAAATAGAGGAGCTTGACATAAACAGTCTTACTCCTCTTGATGCCCTTTTAAAACTAAATCAATGGAAAGAGATCCTGAAAAACAATGGGTAA
- a CDS encoding amidohydrolase, with the protein MKNKLLVIGNNIYTQNKNKEIVKWVLIEGSKIVDLGLHDPPINENFDILDFSQYFGLPGFIDSHVHLANSAITEVSLDLSNFTSIKEIIKALEAIRDSLPEKEWIIAKEFDFQRVIENRNITIEELDKHFPSHPVIIIRKDSHSSIINSLAKKLLEVDTEGDNILIGTNHQIAIGKVYQKIDVSLLVQGIIKITKKAVEKGITTIHALEGGYTSPPNTPQLLLGLQHYLPVQIIIYYQTTSISKVKSLNLPRIGGCLLVDGSVSSMTAAFYEPYLIEPTTGILYWERENLENFIRSAHNEGLQLAFHAVGERGIDLLLKAYQKVINENPREHRHRIEHFEFPKKEHIKLAKELGVVISTQPSFLHYWGGKGKLYENYLGEERAQRVMPLKSIYSEGVKLCGGSDSSITPLDPILGIHSALNHPNEAESLDINSAIEMFTINGAYASFSEKEKGSIEKGKYADIVFLNKDPFNTSPKDFYSEIKVVAVISKGQLVYKNI; encoded by the coding sequence ATGAAAAATAAATTATTAGTTATTGGAAATAATATTTATACTCAAAACAAGAATAAGGAAATAGTAAAGTGGGTCCTAATTGAGGGAAGTAAGATAGTAGATCTTGGATTACATGATCCTCCTATAAACGAAAATTTTGATATATTAGATTTTTCTCAATACTTTGGCTTACCAGGTTTTATAGATTCCCACGTACATCTTGCAAATTCAGCTATTACAGAAGTTTCTCTTGATCTAAGCAATTTTACATCGATTAAAGAAATAATAAAAGCTTTAGAGGCTATTAGAGATAGTTTACCAGAAAAAGAATGGATAATAGCAAAGGAGTTTGATTTTCAGAGAGTAATAGAAAATAGGAATATTACAATTGAGGAATTGGATAAACATTTTCCTTCTCATCCTGTAATAATTATTAGAAAGGACTCCCATTCAAGTATTATAAATAGCTTAGCTAAAAAACTTCTCGAAGTTGATACAGAAGGAGATAATATATTAATAGGAACAAATCATCAAATTGCTATTGGAAAAGTATATCAGAAAATTGATGTATCACTATTAGTACAAGGTATAATAAAGATAACAAAAAAGGCAGTTGAAAAAGGAATAACCACTATTCATGCCTTAGAAGGTGGTTATACTTCTCCTCCAAATACTCCCCAATTATTATTGGGGCTTCAACACTATTTACCAGTTCAAATAATTATCTATTACCAAACTACATCTATTTCTAAGGTTAAATCATTAAATCTTCCAAGAATTGGAGGCTGTTTACTTGTTGACGGTTCAGTAAGTAGTATGACTGCAGCCTTTTATGAACCTTATTTAATTGAGCCTACTACTGGAATCTTATACTGGGAAAGAGAAAATCTTGAGAACTTTATTCGTTCAGCCCATAATGAGGGACTTCAATTAGCTTTTCATGCAGTTGGTGAGAGAGGAATAGATCTTTTATTGAAAGCCTATCAAAAAGTTATTAATGAAAATCCGAGAGAACATAGACATAGAATTGAGCATTTTGAGTTTCCAAAAAAAGAACATATTAAATTGGCAAAGGAATTGGGAGTTGTTATATCAACTCAGCCAAGTTTTCTTCACTATTGGGGTGGAAAGGGGAAGCTTTATGAGAATTACTTAGGTGAAGAAAGGGCTCAAAGGGTAATGCCTCTGAAGTCCATATATTCAGAAGGAGTTAAATTATGTGGAGGTTCAGATAGTTCAATAACTCCTTTGGATCCTATTTTAGGAATCCACTCCGCATTAAATCATCCTAATGAAGCAGAATCTTTAGATATTAATTCCGCCATAGAGATGTTTACAATAAATGGGGCTTATGCTTCCTTCTCAGAGAAGGAAAAAGGAAGCATAGAAAAGGGAAAGTATGCGGATATTGTATTTCTCAATAAAGATCCTTTTAATACAAGTCCTAAGGATTTCTATTCTGAAATAAAAGTCGTTGCTGTAATATCAAAAGGTCAATTGGTCTATAAAAACATCTAA
- the gltA gene encoding glutamate synthase (NADPH), homotetrameric, whose product MAVSKFKTPIPEQDPKERIKNFDEVALGYTEELALKEAERCLQCKDAPCVSGCPVNINIPEFIRLIRERRYDLAIKEIKKNDNLPATTGRVCPQENQCEAFCTLKKIGEPVAIGRLERFVADLELNKGFDIPKIERKINKRVAVVGSGPAGLTCAGDLAKAGMKVDIFEAFHEPGGVLIYGIPEFRLPKRIVRAEVEYVKSLGVNIYTNVVIGRSYTIEELLNEYSAVFIGTGAGTPQFLNIPGENLIGIYSANEFLTRVNLMKAYKFPEYDTPIKIGKVVGVIGGGNVAMDAARTALRLGAKEVHIIYRRTEEEMPARHEEIIHAKEEGVIFDLLVSPVRFIGDENGNVKAIELQRMELGEPDSSGRRRPIPIPGSNYIFPLDMVIVAIGTVPNPLIYKTTKGLAFNKHGNIIVDEKTGKTSMDRVFAGGDIVTGSATVISAMGAGKIAAKSILNLLLNS is encoded by the coding sequence TTGGCAGTAAGTAAGTTTAAAACTCCAATTCCAGAACAAGATCCAAAAGAAAGAATTAAGAATTTTGATGAGGTAGCTTTAGGCTATACTGAAGAATTAGCATTAAAAGAGGCGGAAAGATGTCTACAATGTAAAGATGCTCCTTGTGTTTCCGGTTGTCCAGTAAATATTAATATCCCTGAATTTATTAGGCTAATAAGGGAAAGAAGATATGATTTAGCTATCAAGGAGATAAAAAAGAATGACAATCTACCAGCAACAACAGGAAGAGTATGTCCTCAAGAAAATCAATGTGAAGCTTTCTGTACATTGAAAAAGATTGGAGAACCTGTTGCCATTGGAAGGTTAGAAAGATTTGTAGCGGATTTAGAACTTAATAAGGGATTTGATATACCTAAGATTGAGAGAAAAATTAATAAAAGGGTAGCTGTAGTAGGATCTGGACCTGCAGGACTTACCTGTGCAGGAGATCTTGCAAAAGCAGGAATGAAAGTCGATATTTTTGAAGCCTTCCATGAGCCAGGAGGAGTATTAATATATGGAATTCCAGAGTTTAGACTGCCAAAAAGGATTGTGAGAGCGGAAGTTGAGTATGTAAAAAGTCTTGGGGTAAATATTTACACTAATGTTGTTATTGGAAGAAGCTATACTATTGAAGAACTCCTAAATGAATATTCCGCTGTATTTATTGGTACTGGTGCCGGCACCCCTCAGTTTTTGAATATTCCTGGAGAAAACCTTATTGGTATTTATTCTGCAAATGAATTTTTAACCAGAGTAAATTTAATGAAAGCATATAAATTTCCTGAATATGATACACCCATAAAGATTGGAAAGGTTGTTGGGGTAATTGGGGGAGGAAATGTTGCCATGGATGCTGCAAGAACCGCTTTAAGGTTAGGAGCTAAAGAAGTGCATATCATATACAGAAGGACAGAAGAGGAAATGCCTGCGAGACATGAGGAGATAATTCATGCTAAAGAGGAGGGGGTAATTTTTGATCTATTAGTTTCTCCTGTTAGGTTTATAGGGGATGAAAATGGTAATGTTAAAGCTATAGAATTACAAAGAATGGAATTAGGAGAACCGGACAGTTCAGGAAGAAGAAGACCAATTCCTATTCCTGGTTCAAACTATATATTCCCTCTTGATATGGTGATAGTTGCTATAGGAACAGTTCCAAATCCACTTATTTACAAAACAACAAAGGGATTAGCTTTTAATAAACATGGAAATATTATTGTAGATGAAAAGACAGGAAAAACAAGTATGGATAGGGTCTTTGCAGGTGGAGATATAGTCACTGGTTCTGCCACAGTAATTAGCGCAATGGGTGCAGGAAAAATTGCTGCAAAATCCATTTTAAATCTTCTTTTAAACTCCTAA
- a CDS encoding ferredoxin-NADP reductase, translating into MYRILKKVELAPNVKLIDVYAPLISKKAKAGQFVILRINEKGERIPLTIADINPSLESITIVFQEVGKTTRLLGKLREGDEILDLVGPLGNPSEVDYYGTIIGVGGGVGIAALYPILKALKEKGNYVITILGARSKNYLIFKEEIEKISDEIYFATDDGSYGHKGFVSDVLKKILDSERIIDRIWAIGPTIMMKVICELTKPYNVPTIVSLNPIMVDGTGMCGGCRVTVGDKVMFTCVDGPEFDGHLVNFDELLKRLKAYREEEQLSLKLFEESEESKIGSK; encoded by the coding sequence TTGTATAGGATATTAAAGAAAGTGGAACTTGCACCGAATGTGAAATTAATTGATGTGTATGCTCCTTTAATATCTAAAAAGGCAAAAGCTGGTCAATTTGTTATATTAAGAATAAATGAGAAGGGAGAAAGAATACCACTAACTATTGCGGATATCAATCCATCCCTGGAATCTATTACGATAGTATTTCAAGAAGTAGGAAAAACTACAAGACTTTTAGGTAAATTGAGAGAAGGCGATGAAATATTAGACTTAGTTGGTCCGTTAGGAAATCCATCGGAAGTAGATTACTATGGTACAATAATTGGAGTTGGGGGAGGAGTTGGTATAGCTGCTTTATATCCTATTTTAAAGGCTCTTAAGGAAAAGGGAAATTATGTTATAACAATTCTGGGAGCAAGAAGTAAAAATTATCTTATTTTTAAAGAAGAGATTGAGAAAATTAGTGATGAAATATATTTTGCTACAGATGATGGCTCTTATGGTCATAAGGGGTTTGTTTCTGATGTTCTTAAGAAAATTTTAGATTCTGAAAGAATAATAGATAGAATTTGGGCTATAGGTCCCACCATAATGATGAAGGTAATATGTGAATTAACAAAACCTTATAATGTACCTACGATTGTTAGTTTAAATCCCATCATGGTTGATGGGACAGGTATGTGTGGGGGATGTAGGGTTACAGTAGGGGATAAGGTCATGTTTACCTGTGTAGATGGTCCAGAATTTGATGGACATTTAGTCAATTTTGATGAACTATTAAAGAGATTAAAAGCATATAGAGAGGAAGAACAACTTTCTTTGAAGCTTTTTGAAGAAAGTGAGGAATCCAAAATTGGCAGTAAGTAA
- the miaB gene encoding tRNA (N6-isopentenyl adenosine(37)-C2)-methylthiotransferase MiaB — MAKYYILTYGCQMNKSDSEKYAGVFESMGHTPADSIESADIILLNTCSVRKKAEEKVIGKLGELKKIKKKNPKVIIGIAGCMAQRVKGEFIEQFPYVDFILGSYAYTKLPDVIKKLEEDKRPQVAVEEEPIPQDIPWSMIRRESSFQAWIPIIYGCNNFCTYCIVPYLRGREKSRPLNDIVEEAKSLADKGVVEITLLGQNVDSYGKDLGNVDLADLLQELSKIDGIKRIRFLTSHPRDMSLKLIKTVAELDKVCKHFHIPLQAGSDRILQRMNRGYTYEQYKKLIETIREFIPSAAFSTDIIVGFPGEEEEDFLKTRKAIEELRFDTVNLAIYSKRPGTLAEKFEDYVPLEKKKEWFEEIENLQRKIILEKNQSMVGTSVIVLAESINPKNKEELMGRSEGYKLVFFKGDKNKIGKFFKVRITKAGLWSLKGEVIEELM, encoded by the coding sequence ATGGCTAAGTATTATATATTAACTTATGGTTGTCAAATGAATAAGTCAGATTCAGAGAAATACGCAGGAGTATTTGAATCTATGGGGCATACACCTGCAGACTCCATAGAATCTGCGGATATTATTTTGTTAAATACATGTTCTGTTAGAAAAAAGGCAGAGGAAAAAGTAATTGGAAAGTTAGGAGAACTTAAAAAAATTAAAAAGAAAAATCCGAAGGTTATTATAGGTATTGCTGGATGCATGGCGCAAAGAGTAAAGGGTGAATTTATTGAGCAATTCCCATATGTAGATTTTATCCTTGGAAGTTATGCCTATACTAAACTTCCTGATGTTATTAAAAAATTAGAGGAAGATAAAAGACCTCAGGTTGCAGTAGAAGAGGAACCAATTCCTCAAGATATACCATGGTCCATGATAAGAAGAGAATCTTCTTTTCAAGCCTGGATCCCTATAATCTATGGTTGCAATAATTTTTGCACCTATTGTATTGTTCCATATCTTAGAGGTAGGGAAAAAAGCAGACCCTTAAACGATATTGTTGAAGAAGCAAAGAGCTTGGCAGATAAAGGAGTTGTTGAGATTACATTATTAGGACAAAATGTAGATTCTTATGGAAAGGATCTTGGGAATGTAGATTTAGCGGATCTCTTACAAGAGTTAAGCAAGATAGATGGAATAAAAAGGATTAGGTTTTTAACCTCTCATCCAAGAGATATGAGCTTAAAGCTAATAAAAACAGTTGCAGAGTTAGATAAGGTCTGTAAGCATTTCCATATACCACTTCAAGCTGGATCAGACCGAATCTTACAAAGAATGAATAGAGGCTACACATATGAACAGTATAAAAAACTTATAGAGACTATAAGAGAATTTATTCCATCTGCAGCGTTTTCTACCGATATTATTGTTGGATTTCCTGGAGAAGAGGAAGAAGACTTCCTAAAAACAAGAAAGGCTATAGAAGAACTTAGGTTTGATACTGTAAATCTTGCTATTTACTCAAAAAGACCAGGCACTTTGGCAGAAAAATTTGAGGATTACGTACCCTTAGAGAAGAAAAAGGAGTGGTTTGAAGAAATTGAGAATCTCCAAAGAAAAATAATTTTAGAGAAAAATCAAAGCATGGTGGGAACTTCCGTAATTGTTCTTGCAGAATCTATAAATCCGAAAAATAAAGAGGAATTGATGGGAAGAAGTGAAGGGTATAAATTAGTATTCTTCAAAGGAGATAAAAATAAAATTGGAAAGTTCTTTAAAGTTAGAATAACTAAGGCAGGACTCTGGTCGTTAAAAGGAGAAGTTATAGAGGAGTTGATGTAA
- a CDS encoding FAD-dependent oxidoreductase — MKYDVIIVGGGPAGIFTALTLVNSKEKNLPKILIIEKGELTNKRICPARTNNKGCILCPRCALVSGWGGAGAFSDGKLTFSTEIGGWLKDYIGENKLLELLDIVDSIYTKFGANQPLIKPDPVIFEKFQRRAVSADLRLVYYAIRHLGTENCGPILLNMYEYIKDKVDILLNSQVTRLLVNDGKVYGVELEDGKIYYGDYVVVAPGREGAKWFGEEGKRIGLSWSINPVDIGVRVEIPALVMKELTDYLYEAKFIYYTKTFDDKVRTFCMNPYGEVVMEQNEGIISVNGHSFAEKKTENTNFAILVSKNFTEPFKDPISYGRAIGSLANLLSNGVILQRLGDLLAGRRSTWDRIQKGMVVPTLKEAVPGDLSLVLPYRYLVNIIEMLQALDKVTPGVYSRHTLLYGVEVKFYSARVKLNSNLETEIKNLFAIGDGAGITRGLSQASASGIIVGQEILKRLSLPIPQFSF, encoded by the coding sequence ATGAAATATGATGTAATAATAGTAGGTGGTGGACCTGCAGGAATATTTACTGCATTAACTCTTGTAAACTCAAAAGAGAAAAATCTACCTAAAATTTTAATCATTGAAAAGGGTGAATTAACAAACAAGAGGATTTGTCCAGCAAGGACAAATAATAAAGGATGTATTTTATGTCCAAGATGCGCATTAGTTTCTGGATGGGGAGGAGCAGGAGCTTTTAGCGATGGAAAATTAACCTTTTCAACGGAGATAGGTGGTTGGCTTAAAGATTATATTGGGGAAAACAAACTTTTAGAACTTTTGGATATTGTTGACAGTATTTATACAAAATTTGGTGCCAATCAGCCCCTCATTAAACCTGATCCAGTAATATTCGAAAAGTTTCAAAGAAGAGCAGTCTCTGCAGATCTTAGATTAGTATATTATGCCATTAGGCATTTGGGGACTGAAAACTGTGGTCCTATTCTTCTAAACATGTATGAATATATAAAAGATAAAGTTGATATCTTGTTAAATAGTCAAGTAACAAGACTCCTTGTTAATGATGGTAAAGTTTATGGAGTTGAATTAGAAGATGGAAAAATTTATTATGGTGACTATGTAGTTGTAGCACCAGGTAGGGAAGGGGCAAAGTGGTTTGGAGAAGAAGGTAAGAGAATTGGTCTTTCATGGAGTATAAATCCAGTAGACATTGGAGTGAGGGTTGAAATTCCTGCTTTAGTAATGAAGGAACTAACAGACTATTTATATGAGGCAAAATTTATCTACTATACTAAGACCTTTGATGATAAAGTGAGAACGTTTTGTATGAATCCATATGGAGAAGTGGTTATGGAACAAAATGAGGGTATAATTTCAGTAAATGGTCACAGTTTTGCAGAAAAAAAGACTGAAAACACAAACTTTGCAATATTAGTATCTAAAAACTTTACAGAGCCTTTTAAAGATCCCATTTCTTATGGAAGAGCAATAGGAAGCTTAGCAAACTTACTTAGTAATGGTGTAATATTGCAAAGGTTAGGGGATTTATTGGCAGGAAGAAGATCCACTTGGGATAGAATACAAAAAGGCATGGTTGTACCCACTCTAAAGGAGGCAGTACCTGGAGATTTAAGCTTAGTATTACCTTATCGATATCTTGTTAATATAATTGAGATGTTGCAAGCTTTGGATAAGGTAACCCCTGGTGTTTATTCAAGGCATACACTCCTATATGGAGTTGAAGTAAAGTTCTATTCTGCAAGAGTAAAGCTTAATTCAAATCTGGAAACAGAGATAAAGAATCTATTTGCAATAGGAGACGGTGCAGGTATAACAAGAGGCTTATCCCAAGCATCAGCCTCAGGCATAATAGTTGGACAAGAAATCTTAAAGAGATTGTCCCTACCTATACCGCAATTTTCTTTTTAG
- a CDS encoding ethanolamine utilization protein, producing the protein MELTSKDTVFLVEEFKNYINYLPLIADLIASDIYLYQPAVDISAGILVAEARPRVVPPLSIRQEIGKIVYFEEDEGLREIFQNNKSTFKKAGIMVGGFPAEEEIIALKKRTKIIGAIKIIRNLLIHNEFPYNVRAFKESSYWLIRSLIKGELQWKEYVEPIKEQESILILDRDGIILFSNLPGMRLFRSLGEIGNIWGKKIKDEFFQKYVEEKGKTLSAYGEETYEEVDEERRIFYKRILPITRDGKNPWRYYYIIKEITEIKEKEKELRFKSVLLKEIHHRVKNNLQTIASLLRLQMRRLDSEPARYIIQESINRINSIALVHESLSRFEEDRVNIIEVAEKLLQAFKQTYAELPCEFHFVKTRKNLFLSSKYATSASLIINELLQNAVKHGLNKDKNVSIILKIDVNNDYVTIEVVNKGENLSNISTDTKGSLGLQLIQLLTEEELKGKLDIIILDDKFRVKVTFPRIEGEENG; encoded by the coding sequence ATGGAGTTAACATCCAAAGACACCGTATTTCTCGTAGAAGAATTCAAAAACTATATAAATTATCTACCTCTAATTGCTGATTTAATTGCATCTGATATTTACCTATATCAACCAGCGGTAGATATATCCGCAGGTATATTAGTAGCAGAAGCAAGACCGCGTGTTGTGCCACCTCTTTCTATACGTCAAGAAATTGGTAAAATTGTCTATTTTGAAGAGGACGAAGGATTAAGAGAGATATTTCAAAATAATAAGAGTACCTTTAAAAAGGCAGGAATTATGGTAGGAGGTTTTCCAGCAGAAGAAGAGATCATTGCACTAAAAAAGAGAACAAAAATTATAGGAGCAATAAAGATAATTCGTAATTTATTAATTCATAATGAATTTCCATATAATGTAAGGGCTTTCAAAGAATCTTCTTATTGGTTAATCAGATCTCTAATAAAAGGTGAGCTACAATGGAAAGAATATGTAGAGCCTATTAAGGAGCAGGAAAGTATTTTGATTTTAGATAGAGATGGAATTATATTATTTTCAAATCTACCTGGTATGAGGTTATTTAGAAGTTTAGGAGAAATAGGAAACATTTGGGGGAAGAAAATAAAAGATGAGTTTTTTCAAAAATATGTTGAGGAAAAAGGGAAAACGCTTTCTGCCTATGGAGAAGAGACTTACGAGGAAGTAGATGAGGAGAGAAGAATTTTTTATAAAAGAATTCTACCAATAACAAGGGATGGGAAAAATCCTTGGAGGTATTACTATATAATAAAAGAAATAACAGAGATTAAAGAAAAAGAGAAGGAACTAAGGTTTAAATCTGTATTGTTAAAGGAGATACATCATAGAGTAAAAAATAATCTACAGACAATAGCAAGTCTTTTAAGATTACAAATGAGAAGATTAGACTCTGAGCCAGCCCGATATATAATTCAGGAAAGCATAAATAGAATTAACAGTATTGCTTTAGTTCATGAATCTTTATCAAGGTTTGAAGAGGATAGAGTGAATATAATTGAAGTGGCGGAAAAACTTTTGCAAGCATTTAAACAAACCTATGCAGAACTTCCTTGCGAATTTCATTTTGTTAAAACAAGGAAAAACTTATTTTTATCATCTAAGTACGCAACATCCGCCAGTTTGATAATAAATGAGCTTTTGCAAAATGCAGTAAAGCATGGATTAAATAAGGATAAGAATGTGTCTATAATCTTGAAAATTGATGTAAATAATGATTATGTAACAATAGAGGTTGTAAATAAAGGAGAAAATTTATCAAACATAAGTACAGATACAAAAGGAAGCTTAGGATTACAATTAATACAACTTTTAACAGAAGAGGAACTAAAAGGGAAATTGGATATAATAATATTAGATGATAAGTTTAGAGTTAAAGTAACATTTCCAAGAATAGAAGGAGAGGAAAATGGCTAA